In one window of Deinococcus ruber DNA:
- a CDS encoding response regulator, with translation MPTFPIQLLLVEDSEPDIILIQEALDDIAIEVHLHVARDGIEALAYLRRQPPFEQALLPDMILMDINMPRKNGLAVLHEIKTDLRLMQIPVVMLTTSQAKEDIALAYEWQASSYIVKPVGYSAFMQAIQALEDYWGKAVRFPPRE, from the coding sequence GTGCCGACTTTTCCCATCCAGCTCCTCCTGGTTGAAGACAGCGAGCCAGACATCATCCTTATTCAGGAAGCGCTGGACGATATCGCCATCGAGGTACACCTGCATGTGGCCCGCGACGGCATCGAAGCGCTGGCGTATCTGCGTCGGCAGCCCCCGTTCGAACAGGCCCTGCTGCCCGACATGATCCTGATGGATATCAATATGCCCCGCAAAAATGGGCTGGCCGTGCTGCACGAGATCAAAACCGATCTGCGATTGATGCAGATTCCGGTCGTGATGCTCACCACCTCGCAGGCGAAAGAAGATATCGCGCTGGCTTACGAGTGGCAGGCCAGCAGTTACATCGTCAAGCCGGTGGGCTACAGCGCCTTCATGCAGGCGATTCAGGCACTGGAAGACTACTGGGGCAAGGCCGTTCGCTTCCCGCCCCGCGAGTGA
- the hutU gene encoding urocanate hydratase: protein MTTDTAPVIRAPRGPHRTAKGWMQEAAKRMLMNNLDPEVAEHPETLVVYGGRGKAARNWAAYHKIVETLDRLENDETLLIQSGKPVAVLKTHAWAPRVLIANSNLVPHWANWETFDKLDQAGLMMYGQMTAGSWIYIGSQGIVQGTYETFASAGKKHFGGSLKGTITVTAGLGGMGGAQPLACKLAGGVSINIEIDPTRIQKRLETRYLDEVAGSLEDAVARAEAYKAQGVARSIGVLGNAADLVPRLTELNWTPDLITDQTSAHDPMWGYIPLLAPDEDADILRSEQPEAYRERAYAAMATHVRAILELQRRGAVAFDYGNNLRQRAFEAGVKDAFDYPGFVPAFIRDSFCEGRGPFRWVALSGDPADIHATDKALLELFPHDERLQAWLSYAADQIAFQGLPARICWLGYRERDRAALLFNEMVADGRLKAPIVIGRDHLDAGSVASPYRETEAMKDGSDAVSDWALLNFGVGIASGAAWMSFHHGGGVGMGYSQHAGLVALADGTPEAAQRLSRCLTNDPGMGVIRHADAGYDLALDTARERGLDLPSLGIEDQA, encoded by the coding sequence ATGACCACCGACACTGCCCCCGTCATCCGTGCCCCTCGTGGCCCACACCGCACCGCCAAGGGCTGGATGCAGGAAGCCGCGAAACGTATGCTGATGAACAACCTCGACCCCGAGGTCGCGGAACACCCCGAGACGCTGGTGGTATACGGCGGGCGCGGCAAGGCGGCCCGCAACTGGGCGGCGTATCACAAGATCGTCGAAACGCTTGACCGCCTGGAGAACGACGAGACGCTGCTGATTCAGTCGGGCAAACCCGTCGCAGTGCTGAAGACGCATGCGTGGGCACCCCGCGTGCTGATCGCCAACAGCAATCTGGTGCCGCACTGGGCCAACTGGGAAACCTTTGACAAACTCGATCAGGCGGGCCTGATGATGTACGGCCAGATGACCGCCGGAAGCTGGATTTATATCGGCTCGCAGGGCATCGTGCAGGGCACCTACGAAACCTTTGCCAGTGCGGGCAAGAAGCACTTCGGCGGCAGCCTGAAGGGCACCATCACCGTGACGGCGGGCCTGGGCGGCATGGGCGGCGCACAGCCGCTGGCCTGCAAGCTGGCGGGCGGCGTGAGCATCAATATCGAGATCGACCCCACGCGCATTCAGAAGCGCCTGGAAACCCGCTATCTGGACGAAGTGGCGGGCAGCCTGGAAGACGCCGTGGCGCGGGCCGAAGCGTATAAGGCGCAGGGCGTGGCCCGCTCTATCGGGGTGCTGGGCAACGCCGCCGACCTCGTGCCCAGGTTGACCGAACTGAACTGGACGCCCGACCTGATCACCGACCAGACCAGCGCCCACGATCCGATGTGGGGGTATATTCCGCTGCTGGCCCCTGACGAAGACGCCGACATCCTGCGGAGCGAGCAGCCGGAGGCGTACCGCGAACGGGCTTACGCCGCGATGGCGACGCACGTTCGGGCCATTCTGGAACTCCAGCGGCGCGGCGCGGTGGCCTTCGATTACGGCAACAACCTGCGCCAGCGAGCCTTCGAAGCCGGGGTGAAGGACGCCTTCGACTATCCGGGCTTCGTGCCCGCCTTCATCCGCGATTCGTTCTGCGAGGGGCGCGGGCCGTTCCGCTGGGTGGCGCTCAGCGGCGATCCGGCAGACATTCACGCCACCGACAAAGCGCTGCTCGAACTGTTTCCGCACGACGAGCGCCTGCAAGCGTGGCTGAGCTACGCCGCCGACCAGATTGCCTTTCAGGGCCTTCCGGCGCGAATCTGCTGGCTGGGCTACCGCGAGCGCGACCGCGCCGCCCTGCTGTTCAATGAAATGGTGGCCGACGGTCGCCTGAAAGCCCCCATCGTGATTGGGCGCGACCACCTGGATGCGGGCAGCGTGGCGAGTCCTTACCGCGAAACCGAGGCCATGAAGGACGGCAGCGACGCAGTGAGCGACTGGGCGCTGCTGAATTTCGGAGTGGGCATTGCCAGTGGCGCGGCCTGGATGAGCTTTCACCACGGCGGCGGCGTGGGCATGGGCTATTCACAGCATGCCGGACTGGTGGCGCTGGCCGACGGCACACCCGAAGCGGCCCAGCGCCTCAGCCGCTGCCTCACCAACGACCCCGGCATGGGCGTGATTCGCCATGCCGACGCCGGATACGATCTGGCCCTCGACACCGCCCGTGAACGCGGGCTGGATCTGCCGAGCCTGGGCATCGAAGACCAGGCATGA
- a CDS encoding RraA family protein: protein MTLTTPQKADLRQRYLEVDTANVADILDELGYTDYGLSSAFWPIRETQNKLAGWAYTVRGQMTPYPGTGDPAKMEAVAGLQPGDISVWSGGHAEGVCFFGELIARGMQHRGCAGSLIDGGIRDIEWIARMNFPVFTRYRTPVQSIGRWQVNAWQVPVYLPGATTARVTVRPGDFILADFDGAIVIPFELVEDVLERAEALTVKERSIREDLDKGLTLPEVLAKYGHV, encoded by the coding sequence ATGACCCTGACCACACCGCAGAAGGCCGATCTGAGACAACGCTATCTGGAAGTCGATACCGCCAATGTCGCCGACATTCTCGACGAACTGGGCTATACCGATTACGGCCTGTCGAGCGCGTTCTGGCCGATCCGTGAAACGCAGAACAAGCTGGCAGGCTGGGCCTACACCGTGCGCGGCCAGATGACCCCGTACCCCGGCACGGGCGACCCCGCCAAGATGGAAGCGGTGGCGGGCCTGCAACCCGGCGACATCAGCGTGTGGAGCGGCGGGCATGCCGAGGGCGTGTGCTTCTTCGGAGAGCTGATTGCACGCGGAATGCAGCACCGGGGCTGCGCCGGATCGCTGATCGACGGCGGCATCCGCGATATCGAGTGGATCGCCCGCATGAATTTTCCGGTCTTCACGCGTTACCGGACGCCGGTGCAGTCCATCGGGCGCTGGCAGGTCAATGCGTGGCAGGTGCCGGTGTATCTGCCAGGGGCCACCACTGCCCGCGTCACGGTGCGCCCCGGTGATTTTATTCTGGCCGATTTCGACGGGGCCATCGTGATTCCGTTCGAACTGGTCGAAGACGTGCTGGAGCGGGCCGAGGCGCTGACCGTCAAGGAACGCTCAATTCGCGAAGATCTGGACAAAGGGCTGACGCTGCCGGAAGTGCTGGCGAAGTACGGGCACGTCTGA
- a CDS encoding arginase family protein, whose product MNRAAPTHLPYGGIATFARAPFQEPGGDWRADVGVLGIPFDIALGFRPGARFAPRALREASLRSVPPFTGLDGKTRLQGVTFADAGDVVLPSLEPELARERVTQAARQLRERCRLPVFLGGDHSVSFPLLRAYDDVPALHVVQLDAHLDFTDVRNDTRYSNSSPFRRACEVLPNLVHITTIGLRGLRFDPEAVAAARARGHTLIAMPQVSEQMEAVLDQLPRGQSVYLSIDVDAFDPSVLPGTSSPEPDGMTYAQAMRLLAAAAQRNTVVGLDVVELAPPLDPTGRSELLTARLIMETLCEVFADV is encoded by the coding sequence ATGAACCGAGCGGCTCCGACCCACCTTCCTTACGGCGGCATCGCCACCTTTGCCCGCGCCCCCTTTCAGGAACCCGGCGGCGACTGGCGAGCCGATGTGGGCGTGCTGGGCATCCCCTTCGATATCGCGCTGGGCTTCCGGCCCGGTGCCCGCTTTGCGCCGCGTGCCCTGCGCGAGGCGAGCCTGCGGAGCGTGCCGCCCTTTACCGGGCTGGACGGCAAAACTCGCCTTCAGGGCGTCACATTTGCCGATGCCGGAGATGTGGTGCTGCCCAGTCTCGAACCCGAACTGGCCCGCGAGCGCGTCACGCAGGCGGCGCGGCAGTTACGGGAACGCTGCCGCCTGCCGGTCTTCCTGGGCGGCGACCACAGCGTCAGTTTTCCGCTGCTGCGGGCTTACGACGACGTGCCAGCGCTCCATGTGGTGCAGCTCGACGCGCACCTCGACTTCACCGACGTTCGCAACGACACGCGCTACAGCAATTCCAGCCCCTTCCGGCGGGCCTGCGAAGTGCTGCCGAACCTCGTTCACATCACCACCATCGGGCTGCGCGGCCTGCGCTTCGACCCTGAGGCGGTGGCGGCAGCCCGTGCGCGGGGCCATACCCTGATCGCCATGCCGCAGGTCAGCGAGCAGATGGAAGCGGTGCTCGATCAACTTCCACGCGGCCAGTCGGTCTACCTGAGCATCGATGTGGACGCCTTCGATCCCTCGGTGTTGCCCGGAACCTCCAGCCCCGAACCCGACGGCATGACCTACGCTCAGGCCATGCGCCTGCTGGCTGCTGCCGCGCAGCGAAACACCGTGGTGGGCCTGGACGTGGTGGAACTCGCGCCCCCCCTCGACCCCACCGGACGCAGCGAACTGCTGACCGCCCGGCTGATCATGGAAACGCTCTGCGAGGTGTTCGCGGATGTCTGA
- the hutI gene encoding imidazolonepropionase produces the protein MSEVHTEADILFTGISQLVSPPPGLQRGAAMRAINVIPEAAMLVRGGVVAWVGPARSAPAAAHIHDLGGAAVVPGLIDPHTHAVWAGDRLSDFEARVSGVAYEDILARGGGIRRTMQATAAASTADLVRLARPRLLALQASGATTTEVKSGYGLDFAAELRMLEAVRTLQSEFALVPTLLIHVPPTSGRAEYVRAVCEELIPQVAAAGLAAAVDVFCEAEAFNVAETRTILEAARRAGLPFKLHADQFQTLGGTELACDLGALSVDHLEVSGPTQIAALAASQTVATLLPGVTLHLGLPAAPGRRLIDAGAAVAVGTDLNPGSSPVYSTQLALALAVRLNGLTPAEALSACTVNAASALGLQGRGALAPGQRADFLVLNSSDWRDVAYTLGISPVGSVYRGGLNISISRGAMP, from the coding sequence ATGTCTGAGGTGCACACGGAAGCGGACATCCTGTTCACGGGCATCAGCCAGCTCGTTTCGCCGCCGCCCGGCCTCCAACGCGGCGCGGCGATGCGGGCCATCAACGTCATTCCTGAGGCGGCCATGCTGGTGCGCGGCGGCGTCGTGGCCTGGGTGGGGCCAGCTCGCAGCGCCCCCGCTGCCGCTCACATTCACGATCTGGGCGGCGCAGCGGTGGTGCCGGGACTGATTGACCCGCACACCCACGCGGTCTGGGCGGGCGACCGCCTCTCCGACTTCGAGGCCCGCGTGTCGGGTGTGGCCTACGAAGACATTCTGGCGCGTGGCGGCGGCATCCGGCGCACCATGCAGGCCACCGCCGCCGCCAGCACCGCAGACCTCGTGCGGCTGGCCCGCCCGCGCCTGCTGGCCCTGCAAGCCTCCGGCGCGACCACCACCGAGGTCAAGAGCGGGTACGGGCTGGACTTCGCGGCAGAACTGCGGATGCTGGAAGCCGTCCGCACCCTTCAGAGCGAGTTTGCGCTGGTGCCCACCCTGCTGATTCACGTTCCGCCCACCTCGGGCCGGGCCGAGTACGTCCGGGCCGTCTGCGAGGAACTGATTCCGCAGGTCGCGGCGGCAGGGCTGGCGGCGGCAGTGGACGTGTTCTGCGAGGCAGAAGCCTTCAACGTGGCGGAAACTCGCACGATTCTGGAAGCTGCCAGACGCGCAGGGTTGCCCTTCAAACTGCACGCCGACCAGTTTCAGACACTGGGCGGCACCGAGCTGGCCTGCGACCTCGGTGCGCTCAGCGTGGATCATCTGGAGGTCAGCGGCCCCACGCAGATTGCCGCGCTGGCAGCCTCGCAGACGGTGGCAACCCTGCTGCCCGGCGTGACCCTGCATCTGGGCCTGCCCGCCGCCCCCGGACGCCGCCTGATCGATGCAGGCGCGGCAGTGGCTGTCGGCACCGACCTGAACCCCGGCAGCAGCCCGGTCTACAGCACGCAGCTCGCGCTGGCCCTGGCGGTGCGCCTGAATGGCCTGACGCCCGCCGAAGCCCTGAGCGCCTGCACCGTCAATGCCGCTTCCGCGCTGGGGCTGCAAGGCAGGGGTGCCCTGGCTCCCGGCCAGCGGGCCGATTTCCTGGTGCTGAACAGCTCCGACTGGCGCGACGTGGCCTATACGCTGGGCATCTCGCCCGTCGGCAGCGTGTACCGGGGCGGTCTGAATATCTCAATCTCAAGAGGAGCGATGCCGTGA
- a CDS encoding IclR family transcriptional regulator yields MTRTLATVERAVRVLEAFDADHTEWTLTDLAEHLGQATSTLHEQLTTLSASGLLMRVGRRRYQLGWRLLKLSSALYGSVPWYAPAHDAMNTLARGTHLLTFLAVLQRGPGQAPQVLCIARSVQGRQGNAVAGETQFVLPPHASASGKLLYALHGLDLPPELPTYTPFTLQVPWQEESAHIRRARLAMTRDEWEVGTSGLAVPIMGEGSQVLGALGISLPTARLREVEQLSRRLQEAATEASWVLGFRRPAAAFPVP; encoded by the coding sequence ATGACGCGAACCCTGGCAACTGTCGAACGCGCCGTGCGGGTGCTGGAAGCCTTCGATGCCGACCATACCGAATGGACTCTGACCGATCTGGCAGAGCATCTGGGGCAGGCGACCTCGACGCTGCACGAACAGCTCACCACCCTGAGTGCCAGCGGCCTGCTGATGCGGGTCGGGCGCAGGCGTTATCAGCTCGGCTGGCGGCTGCTGAAACTCTCCAGCGCCCTGTACGGCAGCGTGCCGTGGTACGCCCCGGCCCACGACGCCATGAATACCCTGGCACGCGGCACGCACCTGCTGACCTTTCTGGCGGTGTTGCAGCGCGGCCCGGGGCAGGCTCCTCAGGTGCTGTGTATCGCCCGCTCGGTGCAGGGTCGCCAGGGAAACGCGGTGGCGGGCGAAACGCAGTTCGTGCTGCCGCCGCATGCCAGTGCCAGCGGCAAACTGCTGTATGCGCTGCACGGTCTCGACCTGCCGCCAGAGCTGCCAACATACACGCCCTTCACGCTTCAGGTGCCCTGGCAGGAAGAATCGGCCCACATCCGGCGGGCACGGCTGGCGATGACCCGCGACGAGTGGGAGGTGGGAACGAGTGGCTTGGCGGTTCCGATCATGGGCGAGGGAAGTCAGGTGCTGGGCGCACTGGGGATCAGCCTGCCCACCGCCCGGCTGCGCGAGGTCGAGCAGCTTTCCCGCCGCCTGCAAGAGGCCGCCACTGAAGCCTCCTGGGTGCTGGGCTTTCGCAGGCCTGCGGCAGCCTTCCCCGTGCCATGA
- a CDS encoding SDR family oxidoreductase — MDLQLNGKTALVTAGSSGLGFGCALELAREGARVALCSRELDRAQDAAERIQQETGQSVLAFAADVARSEDLEALFAAVGEAFGRLDVLICNAGGPPAGRFEVLAEGHWELAFQLTLMSVVRSVRLALPLMQAAGGGRVLTITSSSVKRPIDNLTLSNTFRPAVQGLCKSLSLELSAHNIQVNSLAPGRIETERINQLDDLAASRKGVNRADVRAESERDIPMGRLGQPEEFGRVAAFLCSPAAAYINGSSLLVDGGAVTSL, encoded by the coding sequence ATGGACTTACAGTTGAACGGCAAAACGGCGCTGGTTACGGCAGGAAGTTCGGGGCTGGGCTTTGGGTGTGCGCTGGAACTGGCCCGCGAGGGCGCACGCGTGGCGCTGTGTTCCCGCGAGCTGGACCGCGCCCAGGACGCCGCCGAGCGCATTCAGCAGGAAACCGGACAGTCGGTGCTGGCCTTCGCCGCCGATGTCGCCCGGAGCGAGGATCTGGAAGCGCTGTTTGCGGCGGTGGGGGAGGCCTTCGGCAGGCTCGATGTCCTGATCTGCAACGCGGGCGGGCCACCTGCCGGGCGCTTCGAGGTACTGGCCGAAGGTCACTGGGAACTCGCCTTTCAGCTCACGCTGATGAGCGTGGTGCGGAGTGTCCGACTGGCCCTGCCGCTGATGCAGGCGGCGGGCGGCGGGCGCGTGCTGACGATCACCAGCAGCAGCGTCAAACGCCCCATCGACAATCTGACGCTGTCCAACACCTTCCGGCCCGCCGTGCAGGGACTGTGCAAGAGCCTTTCACTGGAACTGTCGGCGCATAACATTCAGGTCAATTCTCTGGCCCCCGGACGCATCGAAACCGAGCGTATCAATCAGCTCGACGATCTGGCCGCCAGCCGCAAAGGGGTTAACCGGGCCGACGTGAGAGCCGAATCCGAACGCGACATTCCGATGGGCCGCCTGGGTCAGCCGGAAGAGTTCGGGCGGGTGGCGGCGTTCCTGTGTTCACCTGCCGCCGCGTACATCAATGGCAGCAGCCTGCTGGTCGATGGAGGAGCCGTGACGAGTCTATGA
- a CDS encoding aminopeptidase, whose amino-acid sequence MTYDPEQHALLLTDYCLGVQPGERILVQTSTLALPLVEQLYRLLLKRGAVPLIRLEYPSQSDDFYRLAPDSLIDALDPLALPEIESIQGSIRIQTPMPAAQGLDPARMARHRKTLAPVARARAARRWNLTLYPTLAGAEAAHMTLAQYEAFVSSAMFLDTPDPVAKWGEVRALQARLIERLAQADEVHILSDTTDLRLSVKDRVWVNSDGKRNMPSGEVFTGPLETSAEGHIFFDLPTLYGGQQVRNVRLDFHGGKVVSATAEEGEATLLAALETDDGARWLGELGIGSNSGIQQPSQNILFDEKIGGTVHLALGNSYPETGGTNVSALHWDLITDLRKGGQVLLDGVPFQIDGEFQV is encoded by the coding sequence ATGACCTATGATCCTGAACAGCACGCACTGCTGCTGACCGATTACTGCCTGGGCGTGCAGCCGGGCGAACGCATCCTGGTGCAGACCTCGACGCTGGCCCTGCCGCTGGTCGAGCAACTCTACAGGCTGCTGCTGAAACGTGGCGCGGTGCCGCTGATCCGGCTGGAATACCCAAGCCAGTCCGACGACTTCTACCGACTGGCTCCCGACAGCCTGATAGACGCCCTCGATCCGCTGGCGCTGCCGGAGATCGAGAGCATTCAGGGATCGATCCGCATTCAGACACCCATGCCCGCTGCCCAGGGTCTCGATCCGGCGCGGATGGCACGGCACCGCAAGACCCTGGCTCCGGTGGCCCGCGCCCGCGCTGCCCGGCGCTGGAACCTGACGCTGTACCCCACACTCGCCGGGGCCGAAGCTGCCCACATGACGCTTGCTCAGTACGAGGCCTTCGTATCGAGCGCCATGTTTCTGGACACGCCCGACCCGGTGGCGAAGTGGGGAGAGGTGCGTGCGCTTCAGGCCCGCCTGATCGAGCGGCTAGCGCAGGCCGACGAGGTTCACATCCTCTCGGACACGACCGACCTGCGCCTGAGCGTGAAGGACCGCGTATGGGTCAACAGCGACGGCAAACGCAACATGCCTTCGGGCGAGGTGTTTACCGGGCCGCTCGAAACCAGCGCCGAGGGCCACATCTTCTTCGATCTGCCCACGCTCTACGGGGGTCAGCAGGTACGGAACGTGCGGCTCGACTTTCACGGTGGCAAGGTCGTTTCGGCCACGGCTGAAGAAGGCGAGGCCACGCTGCTGGCCGCTCTGGAAACCGACGACGGTGCCCGCTGGCTGGGAGAGCTGGGAATCGGCAGTAACAGCGGTATCCAGCAGCCGAGCCAGAACATCCTCTTTGACGAGAAAATCGGCGGCACGGTGCATCTGGCGCTGGGCAACAGCTACCCGGAAACCGGCGGCACCAACGTTTCGGCGCTGCACTGGGACCTCATCACCGATCTCAGAAAGGGTGGTCAGGTACTGCTCGACGGCGTGCCCTTCCAGATCGACGGAGAATTTCAGGTCTAA
- a CDS encoding IS4 family transposase yields the protein MALLQAKDVRHAELAERFLGSAQTSSVIRRIERFFDRHPLCPADVARVVLTLLPSTRPREFILDRTNWKYGQIDVNVLLFAVLWRGVAIPLLVELLPHGGSSDTNLRHTLMDDALCLLKPSEIQVLYADREFLGHVWIQGLAQRGIPICVRLRTDTPVDEWPARDWLQDLKPVNTGLWVEDVEVCGQPMNVTLTYTQDGEALIIASNTGSVTKIQAGYRKRFRIECLFRALKTKGFKLESTHMTLHDHVERLLCLLTLTYVWCVLVGMLQECPLKRHGRRAWSVVTLGLRALVRSISQAADHDAEGVLTLIKLLELSGSA from the coding sequence TTGGCACTCCTGCAGGCCAAAGACGTCCGACACGCAGAACTGGCTGAGCGCTTCCTAGGAAGCGCTCAAACCTCGTCCGTCATCCGCCGCATTGAACGCTTCTTTGATCGTCATCCACTGTGTCCAGCGGACGTCGCCCGCGTCGTGCTGACCCTCCTGCCGAGCACACGTCCACGCGAATTCATCCTCGACCGCACCAACTGGAAGTACGGCCAGATCGATGTGAATGTCCTGCTGTTCGCGGTGCTCTGGCGAGGCGTCGCCATCCCGCTGCTCGTTGAGTTGCTGCCCCATGGGGGCAGCAGCGACACGAACCTTCGGCACACCTTGATGGACGACGCGCTCTGCCTGCTGAAACCGTCCGAAATCCAGGTGCTGTACGCTGACCGGGAGTTTCTCGGGCACGTCTGGATTCAGGGTCTGGCCCAGCGGGGCATTCCGATCTGTGTTCGGTTGCGTACAGACACGCCTGTCGACGAGTGGCCTGCTCGGGACTGGCTTCAGGATCTGAAGCCAGTCAACACCGGTCTCTGGGTTGAAGACGTTGAGGTCTGCGGCCAACCGATGAATGTCACCCTGACGTACACCCAGGACGGCGAAGCCCTGATCATCGCCAGCAACACCGGATCCGTGACGAAGATTCAGGCCGGATACCGCAAGCGGTTCCGGATTGAGTGCCTGTTCAGGGCGCTCAAGACCAAAGGGTTCAAGCTGGAGAGTACCCACATGACGCTTCACGACCATGTAGAGCGCCTGCTCTGCCTCCTCACCCTGACGTACGTGTGGTGCGTCCTGGTAGGCATGCTGCAGGAATGTCCATTGAAACGGCACGGTCGCCGTGCATGGAGTGTCGTGACGCTCGGATTGCGCGCCTTGGTGCGGTCAATTAGTCAAGCGGCTGATCACGATGCCGAAGGAGTACTGACCCTGATCAAGCTCTTGGAGCTATCAGGGTCAGCTTGA